The following are encoded in a window of Arvicanthis niloticus isolate mArvNil1 chromosome 1, mArvNil1.pat.X, whole genome shotgun sequence genomic DNA:
- the LOC117717233 gene encoding transmembrane protein 180-like → MKTSSAWTMTLLINIKSEAWAYSLVTLGTAMLSSFFSFYYVKLFLEVYKISELAFYQSQVILMIWNILTDLSGYFHMSSQHDCCLSYHCSLLGALLHTVAFLLPWFPWKHYRESDWLTGLQLVVSLCAFDSTHTWVQQAQCHLFADTSPRRESRLQLTRVNQVASLVGSTSILFCGLISHNMEILPNFQAIAVIIAFLASISLYSGMKRFEFKRNPEENFLSESEQELAGTSVISLMRQILPQRNFYIFLIMNFFQVFHLTFFSNFMMIFVDNLIPHEALSSSVRSIMYGAGFICPQCLVLLGQSWLKKYGYYKVILISFYLEGAAALVMLLLGQEHYYCLAVYLTVIMVIVHASFCLFNLPVADMADAYLLKFNRQSSLSLMVSVISALFTRPAQSLAPMLILSKLNQQGYGEPNNRLLLDLQDSMFSLVCAVSLAIATVQILTWSSFSIRNRRECSGTV, encoded by the exons atGAAAACTTCCTCTGCATGGACAATGACCCTTTTAATAAATATCAAATCTGAAGCTTGGGCATACTCTCTTGTTACACTAGGAACTGCAATGTTAagttctttcttcagtttctactATGTGAAACTTTTCTTGGAAGTATACAAGATTTCTGAGTTGGCCTTCTACCAGTCCCAG GTAATTTTAATGATCTGGAATATTCTGACTGACCTGAGTGGGTATTTCCACATGAGCTCTCAGCATGATTGCTGTCTCAGTTACCATTGCTCCCTGCTTGGAGCTCTTTTGCATACAGTGGCCTTCTTACTCCCTTGGTTCCCTTGGAAACACTATAGAGAAAGTGACTGGCTTACTGGACTCCAGCTAGTCGTCTCCCTGTGCGCATTTGATAGCACCCACACCTGGGTGCAGCAAGCCCAATGCCACCTGTTTGCAGATACTTCCCCCAGGCGTGAGAGCAGGCTGCAACTGACCAGAGTTAACCAGGTGGCATCCCTGGTGGGCTCCACCAGCATCCTTTTCTGTGGCCTCATCTCTCATAACATGGAAATCCTGCCCAATTTTCAAGCCATTGCTGTCATCATTGCCTTCCTGGCGTCAATCAGCCTTTACAGTGGCATGAAACGGTTTGAATTTAAAAGAAACCCCGAGGAAAACTTCCTCTCCGAGAGTGAACAGGAGTTGGCAGGGACTTCTGTCATCTCACTGATGAGACAAATCTTGCCTCAGAGGAACTTCTACATTTTCCTCATTATGAATTTCTTCCAAGTCTTCCATTTGACCTTCTTCAGTAACTTCATGATGATCTTTGTAGATAACCTCATTCCCCATGaggctctttcttcttctgtgaggAGCATCATGTACGGGGCTGGCTTCATCTGCCCTCAG TGCCTGGTACTTCTAGGTCAGTCCTGGCTGAAGAAATACGGTTACTATAAGGTTATCTTAATTTCTTTCTACCTAGAAGGGGCAGCCGCCCTTGTCATGTTACTTCTGGGACAGGAACACTATTACTGTTTGGCTGTTTATCTCACTGTTATCAT GGTGATTGTACATGCCTCTTTTTGCTTATTTAATTTGCCAGTGGCGGACATGGCTGATGCATATTTACTGAAGTTTAACAGGCA GTCTTCTCTTTCCTTGATGGTTTCTGTCATCAGTGCTTTATTTACCAGACCTGCCCAGTCTTTAGCTCCCATGTTGATACTGTCTAAGCTAAACCAGCAGGGCTATGGAGAGCCGAACAACAG